A window from bacterium encodes these proteins:
- the phnD gene encoding phosphate/phosphite/phosphonate ABC transporter substrate-binding protein produces the protein MKTLILVAGFIFLTQALSAQVSVSPADELVLATYAYASNDRVANLQPLGDHLAAQLQQKVKVVSFPTVKALNQAIQAGEVDLALPNTFGYLMLQADSTPVIVPLVALKIPAGVSSNYRSAIVAHRSVAIDTIAALPRLARDHSFMFVAPGSTSGNLVPRLFLAGLGLAQPESDFREVVYGKTHANTILQVKEGKADFGACGSEEYDKLIAADPGARQAIRLLWRSAEIPLGPVVCLRSLPVSLQQRVKAILLTLQQDNPAAFAALCQGWTEAKHAQFYASVTDADYDPVRRTSGSRQDLLRIVNQFVQ, from the coding sequence ATGAAGACTCTTATTTTGGTGGCCGGTTTCATCTTCCTGACGCAGGCGCTGTCGGCACAAGTTTCCGTTTCGCCCGCCGACGAGTTGGTGCTGGCGACTTATGCCTATGCCAGCAACGATCGCGTTGCCAATCTGCAACCGCTCGGCGATCACTTGGCTGCGCAGTTGCAGCAGAAGGTCAAAGTGGTGAGTTTCCCGACCGTGAAGGCGCTGAATCAGGCCATTCAAGCCGGTGAGGTTGACCTCGCGCTGCCGAATACCTTCGGCTATTTGATGCTGCAGGCCGATTCCACGCCGGTTATCGTGCCGCTGGTGGCGCTGAAAATCCCAGCAGGTGTGAGCAGCAATTATCGCAGCGCCATCGTCGCGCATCGTTCCGTTGCGATCGATACGATTGCGGCCTTGCCGCGTCTGGCGCGCGATCATTCCTTCATGTTCGTGGCACCGGGTTCCACCTCGGGCAATCTCGTACCGAGGCTGTTTCTCGCCGGGCTGGGGCTGGCGCAGCCGGAGTCGGACTTCAGAGAAGTCGTTTACGGCAAGACGCATGCAAACACTATTCTGCAGGTGAAAGAGGGAAAGGCGGATTTCGGCGCCTGCGGCAGTGAGGAGTATGACAAGCTCATCGCTGCTGATCCCGGCGCGCGGCAGGCGATTCGCCTGCTCTGGCGTTCCGCAGAAATTCCCCTCGGCCCGGTGGTCTGCTTGCGCTCCCTGCCCGTCAGTCTGCAACAGCGCGTCAAAGCGATTCTGCTGACGCTGCAGCAAGACAACCCGGCGGCATTTGCGGCCCTCTGCCAGGGCTGGACTGAAGCCAAGCATGCGCAATTCTATGCGAGCGTGACCGACGCCGACTATGATCCGGTGCGCCGCACCAGCGGCAGCCGGCAGGACTTGTTGAGAATCGTGAATCAATTCGTGCAATGA
- a CDS encoding aminotransferase class V-fold PLP-dependent enzyme, producing MKELLEMAADCASHYLQDIQTRSVAPTPEAIAGLARFQQPLPTEPVDPRLVLQTLDEIGSPATMAMAGPRFYGFVIGGALPAALAANWLAGAWDQNSALYKVTPVTAVIEQVALRWLLEVLQLPPESGGAFVTGATVANFTALAAGRHAVLKAAGWNVEAEGLFGAPPITVVVGEEAHPTLFKSLGLLGLGRNRVIRIPVDGQGRIRPDAIPPISAPAIVCVQAGNVNTGAFDPLEEICHIAHAAGAWVHVDGAFGLWAAASPQHTALLTGVAHADSWATDAHKWLNVPYDCGLAFVRHPENLRAAMAITAEYLPTEGPERNPSDYTPELSRRGRGVEVWAALMSLGRQGLADLIERNCRHARRFAEGLSAAGFQILNEVVLNQVLVSFGDAETTNRVIAALQADGTCWCGGTVWQGKTAMRISVSSWATTTDDVEQSLAAMIRAAKSIAKR from the coding sequence TTGAAGGAATTACTGGAAATGGCGGCCGACTGCGCTTCCCACTATTTGCAGGACATTCAGACGCGCAGCGTTGCGCCGACGCCCGAGGCCATTGCCGGACTGGCACGCTTCCAACAACCTCTGCCGACCGAACCCGTGGATCCGCGGCTGGTGTTGCAGACACTCGATGAAATCGGATCACCAGCCACCATGGCGATGGCCGGGCCACGTTTCTACGGTTTTGTCATCGGCGGCGCGCTGCCGGCAGCGCTGGCCGCAAATTGGCTGGCGGGCGCTTGGGATCAAAACAGTGCATTATACAAAGTGACGCCGGTAACGGCAGTCATCGAGCAAGTCGCATTGCGCTGGCTGCTCGAAGTGCTGCAGTTGCCACCGGAAAGCGGCGGCGCTTTCGTCACGGGCGCAACCGTCGCGAATTTTACTGCGCTCGCCGCGGGCCGGCATGCGGTGCTGAAGGCCGCGGGCTGGAATGTCGAGGCAGAGGGACTGTTTGGCGCGCCGCCGATTACAGTGGTTGTTGGTGAGGAAGCACATCCCACGCTGTTCAAATCGCTGGGACTGCTGGGACTCGGCCGCAACCGCGTCATCAGAATTCCGGTGGATGGACAAGGCCGCATTCGGCCGGACGCGATTCCCCCAATTTCCGCGCCGGCGATCGTGTGCGTGCAGGCCGGCAACGTCAACACCGGCGCCTTTGATCCCCTCGAAGAGATCTGCCATATTGCGCACGCGGCAGGCGCGTGGGTGCACGTCGATGGCGCCTTTGGCCTGTGGGCCGCAGCCTCGCCGCAACACACCGCCCTGCTCACCGGCGTTGCGCACGCAGACTCGTGGGCTACTGATGCCCACAAGTGGCTCAATGTGCCCTACGATTGCGGCTTGGCATTCGTACGCCATCCGGAAAACTTGCGCGCTGCCATGGCAATCACCGCCGAGTATTTGCCGACGGAAGGCCCGGAGCGCAATCCTTCCGATTACACGCCCGAACTGTCGCGGCGCGGCCGCGGCGTGGAAGTCTGGGCCGCCCTGATGAGTTTGGGGCGGCAGGGGCTGGCGGATTTGATCGAACGCAACTGCCGCCACGCCCGCAGATTTGCCGAAGGGCTGAGCGCTGCCGGTTTCCAAATTCTCAATGAAGTTGTCTTGAATCAAGTCTTGGTTTCCTTCGGCGACGCGGAGACAACCAATCGCGTCATCGCCGCGCTTCAAGCTGACGGCACGTGTTGGTGCGGCGGCACGGTGTGGCAGGGCAAAACCGCGATGCGCATCAGTGTTTCCTCCTGGGCCACCACCACTGACGACGTGGAGCAAAGTCTTGCTGCCATGATTCGCGCCGCGAAAAGCATTGCGAAACGCTGA
- a CDS encoding SDR family oxidoreductase → MRFQNRVVLITGGTGPLGTAVTAAFLQAGGRVAVTYRRPQEFEKLKEMAGASAGRLHGFAANLVEEASVQAMVQQTAALGPVQVLVNLVGGFFGGVAVPNMSLEQWDKIIALNLKSVFLCCKHVLPLMQQQNAGRIINVSSQGGQHGGTGISAYGAAKAAVINFTQTLAAEGKPHRITANVVIPGTIDTPANRQAMPNADFSRWVTPEAVAHAILFLAAEEAEAITGASLPVFG, encoded by the coding sequence ATGCGTTTTCAAAATCGAGTTGTGTTGATTACCGGTGGCACTGGTCCTTTGGGGACGGCAGTGACCGCGGCGTTTTTGCAGGCGGGCGGCCGCGTTGCCGTCACCTATCGCCGGCCGCAGGAATTTGAAAAGCTGAAGGAAATGGCAGGAGCATCCGCCGGCCGGCTGCACGGCTTTGCGGCCAATCTTGTGGAAGAGGCCAGCGTGCAGGCCATGGTGCAGCAAACCGCCGCGCTCGGGCCGGTGCAGGTGTTGGTGAATTTGGTGGGAGGATTCTTCGGCGGTGTTGCCGTTCCCAACATGTCCCTTGAACAGTGGGACAAAATCATCGCGTTGAACTTGAAATCAGTCTTTCTGTGTTGCAAGCATGTGTTGCCGCTGATGCAGCAGCAGAACGCCGGCCGCATCATCAACGTCAGCTCGCAGGGCGGACAGCACGGCGGCACCGGCATTTCCGCTTATGGCGCGGCCAAAGCCGCGGTTATCAATTTCACCCAAACACTGGCCGCCGAGGGAAAACCGCATCGCATCACCGCCAACGTGGTTATTCCCGGCACGATCGACACACCTGCCAATCGCCAAGCCATGCCCAATGCGGATTTCAGCCGCTGGGTGACGCCCGAGGCCGTGGCGCATGCGATTCTGTTTTTGGCTGCGGAGGAGGCGGAAGCGATCACCGGGGCCTCGCTGCCGGTTTTCGGTTAG
- a CDS encoding citrate synthase (catalyzes the formation of citrate from acetyl-CoA and oxaloacetate), with protein sequence MAEKVMELTDAAGNKVEYRPGLDGVAAAPSTICSIDGQKGVLLYRGIPIAELAENSTFEETAFFLLSGHLPTRSELADFENALKAKRDLPEAVLALLQSFPPTANPMDLLRTAVSALGLFDDAPADNSLAKNHQRALGLIAAFPAIVGAIQRLRKGEKPVPPRTDLNHAAHCLHQINGVVPDEFSAKVLDVALILHADHSFNASTFTARVCISSLTDMYSAVTAAVGSLKGPLHGGANAGVMENLLAIGKLENVEAWVMDKLQRKEKVMGFGHRVYKTYDPRARLLNQYSEKLAQITSNLKWYEMSRKMEEVMAREVSSRGIYPNVDFYSASVYYYLGLEPELFTPIFAVSRVAGWTAHVLEQLRDNRLYRPRAVYQGPPEMKYVPIAQR encoded by the coding sequence ATGGCAGAAAAAGTAATGGAGTTGACCGACGCCGCAGGCAATAAAGTGGAGTATCGGCCGGGCTTGGATGGCGTCGCCGCCGCACCCAGCACGATTTGCTCGATCGATGGCCAAAAAGGCGTGCTGCTCTACCGCGGCATTCCCATCGCCGAGCTGGCCGAAAACTCCACCTTCGAAGAAACCGCGTTCTTCCTGCTCTCCGGCCATCTGCCCACGCGCAGTGAGCTGGCTGATTTTGAAAACGCGCTCAAAGCAAAACGCGACCTGCCGGAGGCCGTGCTCGCGCTGCTGCAATCCTTTCCGCCCACCGCCAATCCCATGGATCTGCTGCGCACGGCTGTCTCGGCGCTCGGCCTGTTTGATGATGCCCCTGCCGACAACTCTCTCGCAAAGAATCACCAACGCGCGCTCGGCTTGATTGCCGCCTTTCCCGCAATCGTAGGCGCGATCCAACGCTTGCGCAAGGGGGAAAAGCCCGTGCCGCCGCGCACCGACCTGAACCATGCCGCCCACTGTCTGCATCAGATCAACGGCGTGGTGCCGGATGAATTCTCCGCCAAAGTGCTCGACGTTGCCCTGATTCTGCATGCCGATCACAGCTTCAATGCCTCCACCTTCACCGCGCGCGTTTGCATTTCTTCACTGACGGACATGTATTCTGCCGTCACCGCGGCAGTGGGCAGCTTGAAAGGCCCGCTGCACGGCGGCGCCAACGCCGGCGTGATGGAAAACCTGCTGGCGATCGGCAAGCTGGAAAACGTGGAAGCGTGGGTGATGGACAAGCTGCAGAGGAAGGAAAAGGTGATGGGGTTTGGCCACCGCGTCTACAAAACCTATGATCCGCGCGCGCGCCTGCTCAATCAATACTCGGAAAAACTCGCGCAAATCACGAGCAACCTGAAGTGGTATGAGATGTCTCGGAAAATGGAAGAAGTGATGGCGCGCGAAGTGAGCAGCCGCGGCATTTATCCCAATGTCGATTTCTATTCCGCCTCGGTGTACTACTATCTCGGCCTCGAACCCGAGCTGTTCACGCCGATTTTTGCCGTCAGTCGTGTGGCCGGCTGGACCGCGCATGTGCTCGAACAACTACGTGACAATCGCCTTTACCGGCCGCGGGCAGTCTATCAAGGCCCACCAGAAATGAAGTACGTGCCGATCGCGCAGCGCTGA
- a CDS encoding CDP-alcohol phosphatidyltransferase, translated as MPVTALVIRQASKNDTRERSNWLRRQERQAITWLCQRTPQFVTSNMLTGLGLVGAVVISLSLTAAGQNRWWLLGAIPGLALHWLGDSLDGRLAYFRNRSRKWFGFALDLMMDWISLCVVAAGLALYFSSLRFVPIVFMVAYGGRMLIAVVHYTIAKVYRIDSGKIGPTEVRLLLACAVLGEIFLPGSLLLLTSLATLALLVVDGLELAQLLSAADQRDRAERPRDWGKTAAPAARPQRATLLELFFPQN; from the coding sequence ATGCCGGTAACAGCTTTGGTGATTCGTCAGGCAAGCAAGAACGACACGCGCGAGCGCAGCAATTGGTTGCGGCGGCAGGAGCGCCAAGCAATCACGTGGCTGTGCCAGCGCACGCCGCAATTTGTGACTTCGAACATGTTAACCGGCCTCGGCCTGGTTGGCGCCGTTGTAATCTCTTTGAGCTTGACTGCCGCGGGGCAGAATCGCTGGTGGCTGCTGGGCGCGATCCCCGGCTTGGCCCTTCACTGGCTGGGTGACTCTCTCGATGGCCGGTTGGCTTATTTTCGCAATCGCTCGCGCAAGTGGTTTGGCTTCGCGCTCGACTTGATGATGGATTGGATTTCGCTGTGCGTGGTGGCGGCCGGGCTGGCGCTGTATTTCAGTTCGCTGCGTTTCGTGCCCATCGTTTTCATGGTGGCCTATGGCGGCCGCATGTTGATTGCTGTGGTGCACTACACGATCGCAAAGGTTTATCGCATCGACAGCGGCAAAATCGGCCCGACGGAAGTGCGGCTGCTGCTCGCCTGTGCCGTGCTGGGGGAGATATTTTTGCCGGGCAGCCTGCTACTGCTGACCAGCCTGGCAACGCTGGCCCTGCTGGTTGTGGATGGGCTCGAGTTGGCGCAATTGCTCAGCGCGGCTGACCAACGTGACCGTGCCGAACGCCCTCGCGATTGGGGCAAGACTGCGGCGCCGGCTGCACGCCCTCAGCGGGCCACGCTGCTGGAATTGTTCTTTCCGCAAAATTGA
- a CDS encoding amidohydrolase, producing MISCATKPQPADLVLQNGIIHTVDSNHTVAQAVAVSGGRIAFVGSNQEVGRLIGSKTQVVDLRGRTVVPGLIDSHYHFQGVGKREFDLNLDGCASLAEFLSRLEDWAAGRPAGEWITGRGWMEEDWPVKQFPTRHDLDRAVPDRPVYLNRADGHMAVVNSKALEIAGINAATPNPPGGEILKGESGEPNGLLVDHAMALVTQHIPTNSRAMQERYAIAANDVALAYGLTTVHDAGSGWETVDLWKSLYQRGQLKIRLYAFIRGPGADADSLLQHAPEIGLFDHRLTIRGIKISADGALGSRGAALLEKYSDDDSHGLFLLSDEEIYPVIKAATEKGIQMAIHAIGDAANRKVLGFYEKALAEVPAAARQIAEPRHRIEHAQVVASEDLPRFARLGVLPVMQASHAIGDLHFAVRRLGLARLHGAYAWRTLIDSGCRLAGGSDAPVEEGNPMIEFYAAVARKDTTGFSGAGWHPELKMTRMEALKSLTLWAAYAAFEEELKGSIAVGKLADLSVLDQDPMTVPEEQLFRIKNMLTIVGGEIVYDREQGGILIPRN from the coding sequence ATGATCTCCTGCGCTACCAAACCTCAACCTGCCGATCTCGTGCTGCAAAACGGCATCATTCACACCGTCGATTCCAACCACACCGTTGCGCAGGCTGTTGCCGTTAGCGGCGGCCGCATTGCCTTCGTCGGCTCGAATCAAGAAGTCGGGCGCCTGATCGGCAGCAAGACACAGGTCGTCGATCTTCGCGGCCGCACCGTGGTGCCGGGCCTGATCGATAGTCACTACCATTTTCAGGGCGTGGGTAAACGCGAGTTTGACTTGAATCTCGATGGCTGCGCTTCGCTCGCCGAGTTCCTCAGCCGGCTGGAGGACTGGGCCGCCGGCAGACCTGCGGGTGAGTGGATCACCGGCCGCGGCTGGATGGAGGAAGACTGGCCGGTCAAGCAATTTCCCACCCGCCATGATCTCGATCGCGCCGTTCCAGACCGGCCGGTCTACTTGAATCGCGCTGATGGCCACATGGCCGTGGTGAATTCCAAGGCATTGGAGATTGCGGGAATCAACGCGGCCACCCCCAACCCTCCAGGCGGAGAAATCTTGAAAGGCGAATCCGGCGAACCCAACGGCCTGCTTGTTGATCACGCCATGGCGCTGGTGACGCAACACATTCCCACCAACTCGCGCGCAATGCAAGAACGCTACGCGATCGCAGCCAACGACGTCGCCCTCGCTTACGGCTTGACCACGGTGCACGATGCCGGCTCAGGGTGGGAAACAGTCGATTTGTGGAAATCATTGTATCAACGCGGCCAGTTGAAAATTCGGCTGTACGCGTTCATCCGCGGGCCGGGCGCCGATGCCGATTCCCTGCTGCAGCATGCGCCTGAGATCGGCTTGTTCGATCATCGCCTGACCATCCGTGGCATCAAGATCAGCGCGGATGGCGCACTCGGCTCGCGCGGCGCCGCGTTGCTGGAAAAGTACTCTGATGACGACTCGCACGGATTGTTCCTCTTGAGCGACGAGGAGATCTATCCCGTGATCAAGGCTGCCACGGAGAAGGGCATTCAAATGGCAATTCATGCGATCGGGGATGCCGCGAATCGCAAGGTGCTCGGCTTCTATGAAAAGGCGCTGGCCGAAGTACCGGCCGCAGCGCGCCAGATTGCCGAGCCGCGCCACCGCATCGAGCATGCGCAGGTAGTCGCGAGCGAAGATCTGCCGCGCTTCGCCAGGCTGGGCGTGCTGCCCGTGATGCAAGCCAGCCACGCCATCGGCGATCTCCATTTTGCGGTGCGGCGTCTGGGGCTGGCGCGCTTGCACGGTGCCTATGCCTGGCGAACGCTGATCGATTCCGGCTGCCGCCTCGCCGGCGGCTCGGATGCGCCGGTGGAGGAAGGCAATCCCATGATCGAATTCTATGCGGCCGTCGCGCGCAAAGACACCACCGGTTTCAGCGGTGCAGGCTGGCATCCTGAACTCAAAATGACTCGCATGGAGGCCCTAAAATCACTGACGCTTTGGGCGGCCTACGCGGCCTTCGAAGAAGAGTTGAAAGGTTCGATCGCAGTCGGCAAGCTTGCAGATTTGAGCGTGCTGGATCAAGATCCCATGACCGTGCCGGAGGAGCAGCTCTTTCGCATCAAGAACATGTTGACGATCGTGGGCGGGGAAATCGTCTATGATCGTGAACAGGGGGGAATCCTGATTCCCAGAAACTAA